The Peptacetobacter hiranonis DNA window AGTATTATATAACTTAGGTAAACTTATATTAGTAAACTCTATAATTTATATAAGTTATAGAGTTTATTATATATTTAGATATATAATGAGTATACATTTTGTTAACTTATTAATACATATAATAGATTTATTTATAAGATTTTGTAAATTTATATCAAAATACTTTGGAAAGATAATTATTACTATTATTAAATAGTAAAACTATACATTAAAGAGGATAAAGTTAAAAAACTGCATATAATGCATGGAAGTAAGTAATTATTGCAAATATATTTATAATTTTAGTATAGTAGTAAATTCTTATTAATAGGTAAAATAACAAACAAGAAAAAAGCTACGAGTAGTATAGAAAACTCGTAGCTTTTTTCCTTTTTTTAGTTTATATATAAGGATTTTAATATGGTAAACTTTTTTAGTTTTCTGACCTCTAGGTAAGAAGCTTTTACCTAGAGGTCATATATATTTTAGAGTGTATTGCTATCTATTTTAAGAAACCTTTTTTAGTAAGGGCAAGTATTACCTGATCTCTACCTTCAGAAGTACCTTCTATTATTCTTCTAGCACGCATACTATCCCCAATGTTTATTATTTCAACACCTTCTTTATCAAAAGCTTCATGAAGTCCTGCTAATACTGGAGTCTGAGCTTTCATTCCTAAGCAGATAAATCCGTAGTCAAAGTATAAATCTTTAGGACCTTCTTTTGTTTCAACGTGGAAGTGATCTGCAAATACTTCTTTAAGTGCTGTGTTAGGCATCTGGTTTACACCGTATTTATTCATTAATGTGTTTATATCAACTTTTGTTATTGGGTCTATTCCTGCACCGATTGATGGCATCATTTCTATTATGCTAACTTCTGCGCCTCTTGGTGCGAAGAATTCAACAACATCAAGACCAACAGCTCCACCACCGATTACGGCAACTTTTTTGCCAGTTAAATCAGATGGATATGAGTCTATATTGTTTATCATATTTACTATTGAAGAAACTTTTCCGCCTTCTTTATCTATATTGTCGTGAAGTCCTTTTATTGGTGGAAGAAGAGGAGCTGAACCTGTAGCATTAACTATTAAATCTGGATTTAGTCCTTTTATAAATTCTGGATTTCCATTATTTGATGTAAATATGAATAAGTTATGTAATTTTTTAGCTCTATTTATTAAATATTTAGGGAAATCACCTAATCTATTTTTATCTGGTATCTGAGATATTAAAGCAGATAATCCACCTAAATGGTCATTTTTTTCTAATAAGAATGTTGTGCATCCTAATTCTGCTGCAGTACAAGCTGCTTCAAGTCCTGCTGTACCACCACCTACAACTACTACATTACAAGCTTTTTCTACTTTTTTATTCTTGTATTCTTCACCGTTTATAACTGATGGATTTATAGTACATCTTATTGGTTTATTAAGTCCTATACGATGTCCTGCACAACCTATATTACAAGATATACATTTTCTTAAGCAATCTAATTTACCAGCTTCAACCTTGTTTACCCATTCAGGATCTGCTATAAGTCCACGTCCCATACCTATTATATCTGCATCTCCATCTGCTAATATTTTTTCAGCAACTTCTGGGTTTCTTATATTACCTGTTGTAACGCAAGGTTTACCAAATTTTTCTTTAACAGCCTTAGCCATATAAGATCTCCATCCATCTTTCATGTAGTTTGCATCTATCTGATACTGAAGTGATGCATTAAGAGCAGCTGATACGTCTAATACGTCTGCTTCTTCCTGGAAATATTCAAGAAGTTCAAGAGTATCTTCTAAAGTATTTCCACCTTCAACAAAATCTTCTGCACTAAATCTTAAGAATATAGGGAAGAATGGTCCAACCTGTTTTCTAACTTCTTCTAAAACTAATTTAGCAAATCTTGCTCTGTTTTCTGGACATCCACCAAATTCATCAGTTCTTTTATTGTATACTGGTGAAAGGAACTGACATAAAAGATATGAATGTCCTGCGTGTATTTCAACTGCATCAAATCCAGCTATCTGAGCTCTTTTTGCTGCTTCTCCGTATTTTTTTACTATGTCGTATATTTCTTCAACTTCTAGTGGTCTAGGAATTTCTCCACCGTCTTTTGATGGTATGTTAGATGCTGATACTGGCTGCATTCCTGTTCTTGAAGACATTGCAGATGCTCCAGCATGATTTATCTGAATACCTATGCAAGTTCCATATTTATGTACTGTTTCTGTAAGATTGTAAAGACCTGGGATATAGCTATCGTGGTCTATTCTTAACTGAGTAGTTCCATTTGATCCTTCTGGTGATGAAACACTTGCATTTTCAACCATTATAAGACCAGTTCCACCTTTTGCTCTCTGTTCGTAGTATTTTATATGTTTTTCGTTTATTTCTCCGTTCTGTCCTGCGTAGTTTGTTCCCATTGGAGTCATCATAACTCTGTTTTTCATTGTCATTCTTCTTATAGTAAGCGGCTCAAAAATATGATTGTACATTTTTTATTCTCCTTTAATAATCTGTGTAAATTTTTAATTTATAAGTTGTTGTTAAAAAGTGTTCAAATTCTCTAGAGGTTGTTTTTGAAAAAATTTCTATTTTGAAAATTATTATAATGTCTAAAAACTAATGATTAATTCTTTATGACAATTATATAACGGGTATAATGATAAATCTAATACTAATTAAACTCAAAATTGATAGTATAAAACTATCAATGAAACGATTTTATTTTTAAAAAATTAACAGACTATATTTTGTATGTGATTAGGGGAGTAGTTTTGATAAAATTAAAAAGTTTAAATATAAATGTGCAAATAAAAAGAGCTTGATTTTATTCAAGCTCAAAAGTATTTACAAATTTTATGAAGTTTTTAAGTGATTTTGGTTGGAAACTATCTTTTTTGTATGCTAGATGTACTGTATGATATAAATTTTCTCCATTTATTCTTAATTTTTTTATATTGTAGTTTTCAAGTGAATCTATATCTGCTACGATAGCTATTCCAAAATCCTCAGCTACTAATGAAGCAATTGAGTTTTCGTCTGGACATTCATATATTATATCAGGGTGTATAGATTTGTTCTTTAAAATATATCTAGTATAATTACCAAGTGCAGATGTCTTGTCATATCCTATGAATGGATATTTTTCTATCTCTTTTAATTCTACTGTATCTTTTGTTGATAGTTCGTGATCAATAGATGTTATAAGAACCATCTCTTGTTTTATAAGAGGAGTAAATTCGATATTATCTTGATAGTCTTCAACAAAAGCACAGAATCCAGCATCGTATTTATCTTTCATTATTCCAGATAATATATCTTTAGTTAGACATTGGTGGAAACTAAAAGTAACTTCTTTATTTTCATCCTCTTCCAAGAAATTTCTAATTAGTTTAGGAATATATATATAAGAAAGAGGAGCAACATATGCGATATCTATATGACCCTTATTACCAGAAAGCCGCTTCATTTGTTTTTCTGCTAGATGAATTTCAAATAATATAGAATCTACTTTTTCTAAAAAAATCTTTCCGTATTTTGTAAGTGTGACATTTCTTCCATTTCTTTGAAATAATTTTACTCCGAGTTCATCCTCTAAAGACGCCATTGAATGACTAAGACTTGGCTGAGAAATATTTAATTCTTCAGCAGCCTTTCTAAAATGTTCTAATCTTGCTACTGTCTGAAAATATAAAAGCTGATTTAATGTCATTTTGCCCTCCTTAATAAAAAATGTATTGATAACGATTTTTTTAAAAATTGTTATTTTTAAAACTAAAAAGATTGAAAAAATACAGTACTA harbors:
- a CDS encoding LysR family transcriptional regulator; its protein translation is MTLNQLLYFQTVARLEHFRKAAEELNISQPSLSHSMASLEDELGVKLFQRNGRNVTLTKYGKIFLEKVDSILFEIHLAEKQMKRLSGNKGHIDIAYVAPLSYIYIPKLIRNFLEEDENKEVTFSFHQCLTKDILSGIMKDKYDAGFCAFVEDYQDNIEFTPLIKQEMVLITSIDHELSTKDTVELKEIEKYPFIGYDKTSALGNYTRYILKNKSIHPDIIYECPDENSIASLVAEDFGIAIVADIDSLENYNIKKLRINGENLYHTVHLAYKKDSFQPKSLKNFIKFVNTFELE
- a CDS encoding oxidoreductase, whose translation is MYNHIFEPLTIRRMTMKNRVMMTPMGTNYAGQNGEINEKHIKYYEQRAKGGTGLIMVENASVSSPEGSNGTTQLRIDHDSYIPGLYNLTETVHKYGTCIGIQINHAGASAMSSRTGMQPVSASNIPSKDGGEIPRPLEVEEIYDIVKKYGEAAKRAQIAGFDAVEIHAGHSYLLCQFLSPVYNKRTDEFGGCPENRARFAKLVLEEVRKQVGPFFPIFLRFSAEDFVEGGNTLEDTLELLEYFQEEADVLDVSAALNASLQYQIDANYMKDGWRSYMAKAVKEKFGKPCVTTGNIRNPEVAEKILADGDADIIGMGRGLIADPEWVNKVEAGKLDCLRKCISCNIGCAGHRIGLNKPIRCTINPSVINGEEYKNKKVEKACNVVVVGGGTAGLEAACTAAELGCTTFLLEKNDHLGGLSALISQIPDKNRLGDFPKYLINRAKKLHNLFIFTSNNGNPEFIKGLNPDLIVNATGSAPLLPPIKGLHDNIDKEGGKVSSIVNMINNIDSYPSDLTGKKVAVIGGGAVGLDVVEFFAPRGAEVSIIEMMPSIGAGIDPITKVDINTLMNKYGVNQMPNTALKEVFADHFHVETKEGPKDLYFDYGFICLGMKAQTPVLAGLHEAFDKEGVEIINIGDSMRARRIIEGTSEGRDQVILALTKKGFLK